TCAATCGCGAAGTGAGCTGGCTCGACTTCAACGCCCGGGTGCTCGCCCTCGCCGAGGACGCGTCGCTTCCCTTGCTGGAGCGGGCGAAGTTCCTCGCTATTTTCGCGTCGAATCTCGATGAGTTCTACATGGTGCGGGTGGCGGGCCTGAAACGGCGCGCCGAGACCGGTCTGCTCGTGCGGTCGGCCGACGGCCGCTCGCCTGGTGAGCAATTGGAGTTGATCGCGGCGCACGCTCAGGAAATCGCGGTGCGGCATGCCCGTGTCTTCCTCGACGACGTGCTGCCCGCGCTGACCGACGAGGGCATCGCGATCATCGACTGGACCGATCTGGACGACGATGAGCGCCAGCGCCTCTCGGGCCACTTCCAGGATCAGGTGTTCCCGGTCCTCACCCCGCTCGCGGTGGACCCGGCGCATCCATTCCCCTACATCAGCGGGCTCAGCCTCAACCTCGCGGTGACGGTGAAGGATTACTCCAACGGCGGCGAGCACTTCGCCCGCGTCAAAGTCCCCGACAACGTCGACCGCTTCGTCCGCGTGCGCCGCACCGAATCCGGCTCCCCCATCGCGGCTTTCCTGCCGATGGAAGCGCTCATCGCGGCGCATCTAGAGCTGCTGTTCCCTGGCATGGAGGTGGCCGAGCACCACTCGTTCCGGATCACCCGCAATGCCGACTTCGAGGTCGACGAAGACCGCGACGAGGACTTGCTGCAGGCGCTGGAACGCGAACTGGCCCGGCGCAGGTTCGGTTCGCCGGTACGGCTCGAGGTCTCCGACGACATGACCGAGCACATGCTCGATCTCCTGCTGCGCGAGCTGGACGTCGACCCCGGCGACGTGATCCAGGTGCCCGGCCTGCTCGACCTGTCCTGCCTCTGGCAGGTGTACGGCGTCGACCGGCCGAATCTGAAGGACACCCCGTATGTCCCCGCGACGCCGCCCGCGTTCGGCGAGCGGGAAACGCCGCGCAACGTGTTCGCGGCGCTGCGCGAGGGCGACGTGCTCGTGCACCACCCCTACGACTCGTTCTCCACCAGCGTGCAGCGGTTCATCGAACAGGCAGCCGCCGACCCGCAGGTGCTCGCGATCAAGCAGACGCTCTACCGCACCTCCGGCGACTCCCCGATCGTCAACGCGCTCATCGACGCCGCCGAAGCGGGCAAACAGGTGGTCGCGCTGGTCGAGATCAAGGCGCGCTTCGACGAGCAGGCCAACATCAAGTGGGCCCGCGCGCTGGAGCAGGCGGGTGTGCACGTGGTCTACGGCCTCATCGGACTCAAGACCCACTGCAAGACCTGCCTGGTGGTGCGCCGCGAGGGCGCGACCATCCGCCGTTACTGCCACATCGGGACCGGAAACTACAACCCGAAGACCGCGCGTCTGTACGAGGATGTCGGATTACTCACCGCCGCACCGGAAATCGGTGCCGATCTGACCGACCTGTTCAATTCGCTGACCGGTTACTCGCGAAAAGAGAACTACCGCAACCTACTTGTCGCACCGCACGGCGTACGCGCGGGCATCATCGAGCGGATCCAGCGCGAGACCGAGTTGGCGTCCCATGGGCACGACGCACGAATCCGGTTGAAGGCCAACGCGATCGTCGACGAGGAGGTCATCGACGCGCTGTACCGTGCCTCGCAGGCTGGCGTACCGGTGCACATCGTGGTGCGCGGCATCTGCGGGCTGCGCCCCGGCGTTCCTGGCATGAGCGAGAACATCGAGGTCCGCTCGATCCTGGGTCGGTTCCTGGAACACTCGCGCATCATGCACTTCCAGGCGCAGGACGAGTACTGGATCGGCAGTGCCGACATGATGCACCGCAACCTGGACCGCCGGGTCGAGGTGATGGCGCAGGTGAAGGATCCGCGGCTGACCGAGCAGCTCGGCGAGGTATTCGACTCGGCGCTGTCTACGACGACGCGCTGCTGGGTACTCCGGGCGGACGGTGCCTGGCAAGCCTGGCCGGAGCAGACCACCGACGGCGACAACATCCGAGACCATCAGGAGTTCCTCATGCGGCTGCGGAGGCCCGAACAGCAGTGAGCGGCAGCACCGGGTACGAGATGGACGGGGGTCCGTTCTGGGATCCCCGCGTCACCGCCAATATCCACGCCGCGGGCGCGGTGCCGTGGCGAAGGACAGCGAGGGGAGCGGTCGAGATCGCGATCGTCCACCGCCCCAAATACCAGGACTGGTCGCTGCCGAAGGGCAAGCTGGACCCCGGTGAGACCCCGGTGCTCGCCGCGGTCCGCGAGGTCGCCGAGGAGACCGGGCTGGAATGCAGGCTCGGCCGCTACCTCGGGCACGTGACGTACCCGATCCCCGGCCATCGCAAGCTGAAGCGGGTCGACTATTGGGCGGCCGAGATGGTAGACGGCAAGTTCACCGCCAATTCCGAGGTGGACGAACTCAGCTGGCACCCGCTGGACCGGGTGATGGACCACCTGTCGTATCCGATGGACCGGCAGGTGCTGCGCGCCTTCGCACGCCTGCCCGCCCGCACCAGCACGCTGCTGCTCGTGCGGCATGCGAAAGCGGGCCGCAGAGACCGCTTCAACGGGCCGGACGAGCAGCGCCCCCTCGATCGACAGGGCGAGGCTCAGGCACAGGCTCTGGTGCCGAACCTGCTGGCGTTCGGGGCATCCGAGATCTTCTCCGCCGATCCGCTGCGCTGCGTGCAGACGGTGGCGCCGCTGGCCGAGAAACTCGGCGTCGAAATCATCGTGGAGCCATTGTTTTCCGAGGCCGGTTACGCCGCGGCGCCCGAAGCGGCCCGCGAGCGCATCCGAGCCCTG
The DNA window shown above is from Nocardia sp. NBC_01730 and carries:
- a CDS encoding NUDIX hydrolase, with translation MDGGPFWDPRVTANIHAAGAVPWRRTARGAVEIAIVHRPKYQDWSLPKGKLDPGETPVLAAVREVAEETGLECRLGRYLGHVTYPIPGHRKLKRVDYWAAEMVDGKFTANSEVDELSWHPLDRVMDHLSYPMDRQVLRAFARLPARTSTLLLVRHAKAGRRDRFNGPDEQRPLDRQGEAQAQALVPNLLAFGASEIFSADPLRCVQTVAPLAEKLGVEIIVEPLFSEAGYAAAPEAARERIRALVTDKAVRVVCSQGKVIPDLLPWWADRDGVTLPSARNRKGSVWVLSFADGRLVAADHLDRSLSTGVVKP
- a CDS encoding RNA degradosome polyphosphate kinase — translated: MIGDVSDTEIIKQQPLLPTPLPAATPPSADSTAQRLPRDRYLNREVSWLDFNARVLALAEDASLPLLERAKFLAIFASNLDEFYMVRVAGLKRRAETGLLVRSADGRSPGEQLELIAAHAQEIAVRHARVFLDDVLPALTDEGIAIIDWTDLDDDERQRLSGHFQDQVFPVLTPLAVDPAHPFPYISGLSLNLAVTVKDYSNGGEHFARVKVPDNVDRFVRVRRTESGSPIAAFLPMEALIAAHLELLFPGMEVAEHHSFRITRNADFEVDEDRDEDLLQALERELARRRFGSPVRLEVSDDMTEHMLDLLLRELDVDPGDVIQVPGLLDLSCLWQVYGVDRPNLKDTPYVPATPPAFGERETPRNVFAALREGDVLVHHPYDSFSTSVQRFIEQAAADPQVLAIKQTLYRTSGDSPIVNALIDAAEAGKQVVALVEIKARFDEQANIKWARALEQAGVHVVYGLIGLKTHCKTCLVVRREGATIRRYCHIGTGNYNPKTARLYEDVGLLTAAPEIGADLTDLFNSLTGYSRKENYRNLLVAPHGVRAGIIERIQRETELASHGHDARIRLKANAIVDEEVIDALYRASQAGVPVHIVVRGICGLRPGVPGMSENIEVRSILGRFLEHSRIMHFQAQDEYWIGSADMMHRNLDRRVEVMAQVKDPRLTEQLGEVFDSALSTTTRCWVLRADGAWQAWPEQTTDGDNIRDHQEFLMRLRRPEQQ